The following are encoded in a window of Chloroflexota bacterium genomic DNA:
- a CDS encoding O-antigen ligase family protein — MGVVTAALLGWAILTERGVTFGLADLPELRHADAPAIGANTFLHREADPAKVERELEILARAGIGLIRQEIPWVEIEPHAKGVYIDNHGEDSWAKYDRIVELAQGFGIEVLARLDRPPAWATPGFDPQENTSIQMPPADFTDFADFAAAVAARYRGKVKYFQIWNEPNLFGEWGGQPPDPAAYLDMLREVGAAVRAANPDAVIVLAGLAPTIETGPDNLSDLLFMERLYQLGAKGAFDVASSMSYGLFTGPRDPRIEAPRTNFPRAVLWREIMEAHGDAGTPIWASEYGWMSLPPGWQGDQGIWGNHPAADQAAWTVDGIRRAREQWPWLPTITIWASRWPHDTHPDDPTPFFGLLTKDLQPRDHMLALEQAYAAAPGAGIGLHQETHAAFSFDGPWPRVPSDWASLGFHRQTGQPDARLELRFEGDSVGLLTRRGPDMGQVRVRIDGHSALADALPRNAAGEAILNLYAPEVERLARIPIARGLSQGPHVLELTVMAERDPQASGGLVIVDGALVGNSRPLWPYAAVAVTWALALAALVWAIGGRAARVAARIPRIDILDRRLPLGLHVGEVAAVALAVVFALLPDGTPASAWTLARLVLAAALGALALARPRHIAIAAVAAIPFVGVIARTGIYDRPVGETLIVILVIAWAARALAQRHWPLHRRGDSDGPEQAASSPRPTLSPLEGAGGRAGFISRLFRRPAPSPLVGEGGGEGLAPPAFRRPAPSSPEGEGRGEGSAPSSLPRRWESTVVYRWLASQSAWLWLALAVIAAGVATTLAADFPRVAWRDLRTVIVEPALLFLVLLSVMRDRADAQRLGVALVLGAVVSAVVALALIPTGAVVTDAGPPRLRGLFGSPNNLALILERALPVTVGLALAFASRPRVRAAAWAAAALVLAVLVLTFSRGAWIGALAGLAFALYPVWRRAPRLARIAAPLIGVGLIVAVVITTGGDNLARLLRPSDAATAARPLLWDSAWRMIADNPVLGVGPDNFLYHYPDYIRPEAWAEPNISHAHNIALDTWLTLGIPGLVVLVGVLAAYARTWRTALRRSAGGSRALVYGLGGAMLATLMHGVVDSSLYLPELAATFWVVVAATVILATPPAVIPSTARNLEPSSPTPQTT, encoded by the coding sequence GTGGGCGTGGTTACGGCCGCTCTTCTGGGCTGGGCCATCCTCACCGAGCGCGGTGTGACCTTTGGCCTCGCCGACCTGCCCGAGCTGCGCCACGCGGACGCTCCCGCCATCGGCGCCAACACCTTCCTGCATCGCGAAGCGGACCCGGCCAAGGTCGAGCGCGAGCTGGAGATCCTGGCCCGCGCCGGCATCGGCCTCATCCGGCAGGAGATCCCGTGGGTCGAGATCGAGCCTCACGCCAAGGGTGTCTACATCGACAACCACGGCGAAGATTCCTGGGCCAAATACGACCGCATCGTCGAGTTGGCGCAGGGCTTCGGCATCGAGGTGCTCGCCCGGCTCGACCGCCCCCCGGCCTGGGCTACGCCCGGCTTCGACCCGCAGGAAAATACGTCAATCCAGATGCCCCCCGCGGACTTCACCGACTTCGCCGACTTTGCCGCCGCGGTCGCGGCGCGATACCGGGGCAAGGTGAAGTATTTCCAAATCTGGAACGAGCCCAACCTCTTCGGCGAGTGGGGCGGGCAGCCGCCGGACCCCGCCGCCTACCTCGACATGCTGCGCGAGGTGGGTGCGGCCGTACGGGCCGCCAATCCCGACGCCGTCATCGTCCTGGCCGGACTGGCACCAACCATCGAAACCGGGCCCGACAACCTCAGCGACCTACTGTTCATGGAGCGGCTCTATCAGCTGGGCGCCAAGGGGGCGTTCGACGTGGCGTCCAGCATGTCCTACGGCCTGTTCACCGGTCCGCGCGATCCGCGCATCGAGGCGCCGCGGACGAACTTCCCTCGCGCCGTGCTCTGGCGCGAAATCATGGAAGCCCACGGCGACGCCGGCACGCCGATCTGGGCCTCCGAATACGGCTGGATGTCGCTGCCTCCCGGCTGGCAGGGGGATCAGGGCATCTGGGGCAATCACCCGGCGGCGGACCAAGCGGCCTGGACCGTGGACGGCATCCGGCGGGCGCGTGAGCAATGGCCCTGGCTGCCCACCATCACCATTTGGGCCTCGCGCTGGCCGCACGACACCCACCCGGACGACCCCACGCCGTTCTTCGGGCTGCTCACCAAGGACTTGCAGCCGCGCGACCACATGCTGGCCCTGGAACAGGCTTACGCCGCCGCGCCCGGCGCCGGCATCGGCCTGCATCAGGAAACGCACGCCGCCTTCAGCTTCGATGGACCCTGGCCGCGCGTGCCCAGCGACTGGGCCTCGCTCGGATTCCACCGCCAGACCGGGCAGCCCGACGCACGGCTGGAGCTGCGATTCGAGGGCGACTCCGTCGGCCTGCTCACTCGGCGCGGTCCCGACATGGGACAGGTGCGCGTACGCATCGACGGCCACAGCGCCCTGGCCGACGCCCTCCCGCGCAACGCCGCCGGCGAGGCGATTCTGAACCTCTACGCCCCTGAGGTGGAGCGCCTGGCGCGCATTCCCATCGCCCGCGGGCTGTCCCAAGGCCCGCATGTGCTCGAACTGACGGTGATGGCCGAGCGCGACCCGCAAGCGTCGGGCGGGCTGGTCATCGTCGACGGCGCGCTGGTGGGCAACTCGCGGCCGCTCTGGCCCTACGCCGCCGTCGCCGTCACCTGGGCGCTGGCGCTGGCCGCGCTGGTCTGGGCGATTGGCGGTCGCGCCGCGCGGGTCGCCGCGCGCATCCCGCGAATCGACATATTGGATCGGCGTCTGCCGCTCGGTCTGCACGTCGGCGAGGTGGCCGCCGTTGCGCTCGCTGTGGTGTTCGCCCTGCTGCCCGACGGCACGCCGGCATCCGCCTGGACCCTGGCTCGGCTGGTGCTGGCCGCGGCGCTGGGCGCGCTGGCATTGGCGCGCCCGCGTCACATCGCCATCGCTGCCGTCGCGGCAATCCCCTTCGTCGGCGTGATCGCGCGCACCGGCATCTACGACCGTCCGGTCGGCGAGACGCTCATCGTGATTCTGGTCATCGCCTGGGCCGCGCGCGCGCTGGCGCAGCGCCACTGGCCGCTGCATCGCCGCGGAGACTCCGACGGACCAGAGCAAGCCGCGTCATCGCCGCGTCCGACCCTCTCGCCCCTCGAGGGAGCGGGCGGACGTGCAGGGTTCATCTCCCGGCTGTTCCGGCGTCCGGCGCCCTCTCCCCTTGTGGGAGAGGGCGGGGGTGAGGGGTTAGCCCCACCGGCATTCCGGCGTCCGGCGCCCTCTTCCCCTGAGGGAGAGGGCAGGGGTGAGGGGTCCGCCCCCTCGTCTCTCCCGCGAAGGTGGGAATCCACCGTCGTTTACCGCTGGCTAGCAAGCCAGAGCGCGTGGCTCTGGCTTGCGCTCGCCGTCATCGCCGCCGGCGTCGCCACCACGCTCGCCGCGGACTTTCCGCGGGTCGCCTGGCGCGACCTGCGCACCGTCATCGTCGAGCCCGCGCTGCTCTTTCTCGTCCTGCTCAGCGTGATGCGCGACCGCGCCGACGCGCAGCGGCTCGGCGTGGCGCTGGTGCTCGGGGCCGTGGTGTCGGCAGTCGTGGCCCTGGCGCTCATCCCAACCGGCGCCGTCGTCACCGATGCCGGACCGCCGCGGCTGCGCGGCCTGTTCGGTTCGCCCAACAACCTCGCGCTCATTCTGGAGCGCGCCCTGCCCGTGACGGTTGGACTGGCGCTCGCCTTCGCGTCACGCCCGCGTGTTCGCGCCGCCGCCTGGGCAGCCGCGGCGCTGGTGCTGGCGGTGCTGGTGCTCACCTTCAGCCGCGGCGCCTGGATCGGCGCGCTGGCCGGCCTCGCGTTCGCCCTGTACCCCGTGTGGCGCCGCGCGCCACGCCTTGCCCGCATCGCCGCACCGCTCATCGGGGTCGGCCTGATAGTGGCGGTCGTCATCACCACCGGCGGCGACAACCTCGCGCGACTCCTGCGCCCCTCCGACGCGGCCACAGCCGCGCGGCCGCTGCTCTGGGACTCCGCCTGGCGCATGATCGCCGACAACCCCGTCCTCGGCGTCGGCCCGGACAACTTCCTCTACCACTACCCGGACTACATCCGCCCCGAAGCCTGGGCCGAGCCCAACATCTCGCATGCGCACAACATCGCCCTCGACACCTGGCTCACGCTGGGCATTCCCGGTCTCGTGGTCCTGGTCGGCGTGCTGGCCGCCTACGCCCGCACCTGGCGCACCGCGCTGCGGCGCAGCGCCGGCGGAAGCCGGGCGCTCGTCTACGGCCTCGGCGGCGCCATGCTCGCGACGCTCATGCACGGCGTCGTGGACAGCAGTCTCTATCTCCCCGAGCTCGCCGCCACCTTCTGGGTCGTCGTCGCGGCCACCGTCATCCTGGCCACGCCGCCCGCCGTCATTCCGAGCACAGCGAGGAATCTAGAGCCCTCGTCTCCCACGCCTCAGACCACTTAG
- a CDS encoding iron-regulated protein, with the protein MRRIVLVVVAGLMAGLLAACGESGPSTELKQDVVANYANGVHHLYAQSLSSAQAMDRAIDRFLTEPTPAHLEAAKRMWLIARDDYGPTEAFRFYDGPIDHPEDGPEGLINAWPLDEAYIDYVVDNPSAGIINDAETFPVINADLLVSLNEEGGEENVSTGWHAIEFLLWGQDLSAAGPGERSVEDFTTAANADRRATYLAVASDLLLQHLQDMVDAWAPGRGDNYRAEFTAVDTDEALRRIITGIGELSRGELAGERMTVAYEARSQEDEHSCFSDNTTADIVGNALGIQMVFLGNFGQVSGPGVLDLIEAQDAEIAEQLAAEIELSVNLTKAIDAPFDQHLLEGVSDADAGRKAVLDAIVALEEQTDTIVSAAQALGITISVS; encoded by the coding sequence GTGCGAAGAATCGTTCTCGTCGTGGTGGCGGGTCTCATGGCCGGGCTGTTGGCAGCCTGCGGCGAAAGCGGACCCTCCACCGAGTTGAAGCAGGACGTGGTGGCGAACTACGCCAACGGCGTCCACCACCTCTATGCGCAAAGCTTGAGCTCAGCGCAGGCCATGGACCGGGCCATTGACCGGTTCCTGACCGAGCCCACGCCGGCGCATCTCGAGGCCGCCAAGCGCATGTGGCTGATCGCCCGTGACGACTACGGGCCGACCGAAGCCTTCCGCTTCTACGACGGCCCCATCGACCATCCAGAGGATGGTCCTGAAGGGCTGATCAACGCCTGGCCGCTGGACGAGGCGTACATCGACTACGTGGTCGACAACCCGAGCGCCGGCATCATCAACGACGCCGAGACCTTCCCGGTCATCAACGCCGACCTGTTGGTGTCGCTGAATGAAGAGGGCGGCGAGGAAAACGTGTCGACCGGCTGGCACGCCATCGAATTCCTGCTGTGGGGCCAGGACCTCAGCGCGGCCGGACCGGGTGAACGGTCCGTCGAGGACTTCACCACGGCCGCGAATGCCGACCGCCGCGCCACCTACCTGGCCGTGGCGTCGGACTTGCTGCTGCAGCATCTGCAGGACATGGTGGACGCGTGGGCGCCGGGCCGCGGAGACAACTATCGCGCGGAGTTCACCGCGGTCGACACCGACGAAGCGTTGCGACGGATCATCACCGGTATCGGTGAGTTGAGCCGCGGCGAGCTGGCGGGCGAGCGCATGACCGTGGCCTACGAGGCGCGGTCGCAGGAGGACGAGCACTCCTGCTTCTCCGACAACACCACGGCCGACATCGTCGGGAACGCCCTGGGAATTCAGATGGTGTTTCTGGGCAACTTCGGCCAGGTGTCCGGTCCCGGGGTCCTTGATTTGATCGAGGCCCAGGACGCGGAGATCGCCGAGCAGCTGGCGGCGGAGATCGAGCTGAGCGTGAACCTGACCAAGGCGATCGACGCCCCGTTCGATCAGCATCTGCTCGAGGGCGTGTCCGACGCGGACGCCGGGCGGAAGGCCGTGCTTGACGCCATCGTCGCTCTGGAAGAGCAGACGGACACGATCGTCAGCGCGGCGCAGGCGCTCGGCATCACCATCAGCGTGAGCTAA
- a CDS encoding c-type cytochrome: MVLVGARRAFGRLAAVVFTGALLASCGPDRPGIDLDLVFDERLGGATTAFSAGSNAFELSARNLANEERRIFEVGDSFFTQNWVTAPASTEARDGLGPTFNALSCSSCHDRDGRAKPPDHDEDPERGLLLRLSVAGPNGPVDDAVYGGQLQDRAVIGIAPEGRIEIRYEIIGGAYPDGTPFTLRKPTYIIVDLAFGPHDPAIMISPRIASAVIGMGLLEAIPAERILELADPDDADADGISGRPNMVRDIRRGEDVLGRFGWKANQPTVEQQAAGAFLGDIGITSTLFPQENCPAAQDACAAAPNGGAPEIPDERLAQVAFYVQTLAVPAMRNVDDPRVRQGAELFVQTGCAACHTPRHVTGNDHPVEPLRNQTIFPFTDLLLHDMGEGLADGRPDGLATGREWRTPPLWGIGLVSVVNGHTMFLHDGRARSIEEAILWHGGEGQASRDRFMALTRDERVALLQFLRSL; this comes from the coding sequence GTGGTTCTGGTCGGAGCGCGGCGCGCCTTCGGGCGGCTGGCGGCCGTCGTATTCACGGGCGCATTGCTCGCCTCGTGCGGACCCGACCGACCGGGCATTGACCTCGATTTGGTTTTCGACGAGCGGTTGGGCGGGGCGACGACGGCGTTCAGCGCCGGCAGCAACGCGTTCGAGCTCTCCGCGCGCAACCTGGCCAACGAGGAGCGGCGCATCTTCGAGGTGGGCGACAGCTTCTTCACGCAAAACTGGGTCACGGCCCCGGCGTCGACTGAAGCGCGCGACGGCCTGGGCCCGACGTTCAATGCGCTGTCGTGCTCGTCCTGCCACGACCGCGATGGCCGGGCCAAGCCTCCGGACCATGACGAAGATCCCGAGCGCGGACTGCTGCTGCGGCTCAGCGTTGCGGGGCCGAACGGCCCGGTTGACGACGCGGTCTACGGCGGCCAACTGCAGGATCGCGCCGTCATCGGCATCGCGCCGGAGGGGCGGATCGAGATTCGCTACGAGATCATCGGCGGCGCCTACCCGGACGGCACGCCGTTCACGCTGCGCAAGCCCACGTACATCATCGTGGACCTTGCATTCGGTCCGCACGATCCGGCGATCATGATCTCGCCGCGCATCGCCTCCGCCGTCATCGGCATGGGCTTGCTGGAGGCCATTCCGGCGGAACGCATCCTGGAGCTCGCGGACCCCGACGACGCCGACGCCGACGGAATCTCAGGCCGTCCGAACATGGTTCGGGACATCCGGCGCGGGGAGGATGTGCTGGGGCGATTCGGGTGGAAGGCCAACCAGCCCACGGTGGAGCAGCAAGCCGCCGGCGCGTTCCTGGGTGACATTGGGATCACGTCGACCCTGTTCCCGCAGGAAAACTGTCCGGCGGCGCAAGACGCGTGCGCGGCGGCGCCCAACGGCGGTGCGCCCGAGATTCCGGACGAACGGCTCGCCCAAGTGGCGTTCTACGTGCAGACCCTGGCCGTGCCGGCGATGCGCAACGTTGACGATCCTCGCGTGCGACAGGGCGCGGAGCTCTTCGTCCAGACCGGCTGCGCCGCGTGCCACACGCCCAGGCACGTCACCGGGAACGATCACCCGGTCGAGCCCCTGCGCAACCAGACCATCTTTCCATTCACCGACTTGCTGCTCCACGACATGGGCGAGGGGCTGGCGGACGGGCGGCCCGACGGTCTGGCCACCGGACGCGAATGGCGCACGCCGCCGCTGTGGGGCATTGGCCTGGTGAGCGTCGTCAACGGTCACACCATGTTCCTGCATGACGGGCGGGCGCGGAGCATCGAGGAGGCGATTCTCTGGCACGGCGGCGAAGGGCAAGCCTCCCGCGATCGGTTCATGGCCCTGACGCGGGACGAGCGC